The following coding sequences are from one Candidatus Borkfalkia ceftriaxoniphila window:
- a CDS encoding YfcE family phosphodiesterase: MKTVVVISDTHRNVAPLSQISQVLSECDIIVHLGDMASDARELMRTYPEKTYVLAGNNDFFGGADEVVIDVEGRRIFACHGHRYGVKSGTERLVAAAKTKLCDIALYGHTHEAETREENGVLLINPGCMTRYSYKKSYCYLVVEKTKAVATLVEIPERG, translated from the coding sequence ATGAAAACGGTGGTCGTGATCTCCGATACGCATCGGAACGTCGCGCCGCTTTCGCAGATTTCTCAAGTCCTGTCTGAATGCGACATCATTGTGCATCTCGGGGATATGGCGTCCGACGCGCGCGAACTGATGCGCACGTATCCCGAAAAGACGTACGTTTTGGCGGGCAACAACGACTTTTTCGGCGGCGCGGACGAAGTTGTGATCGACGTGGAGGGACGCCGTATATTTGCCTGTCACGGGCACAGATACGGCGTAAAAAGCGGTACGGAAAGACTTGTCGCAGCGGCGAAAACCAAACTGTGCGACATTGCGCTCTACGGTCATACGCACGAGGCTGAAACGAGGGAAGAGAACGGCGTACTTTTGATCAATCCCGGCTGTATGACGCGGTATTCTTATAAAAAGAGTTATTGTTATCTCGTTGTCGAAAAAACGAAAGCGGTCGCGACGCTTGTCGAAATTCCCGAACGGGGATAG
- the rdgB gene encoding RdgB/HAM1 family non-canonical purine NTP pyrophosphatase: METIVAASGNKAKIREIQEIFQGFTVIPMQEAGFLGDIEENGSTFTENALIKARAVSEKLGCIALADDSGLCMYALRGAPGIYSARFCGRHGDDKANNRLLLEKLSDETDRRGYFESAVAICFPDGRTLTASGRTFGVILPEEHGENGFGYDPLFFSTEIDKCFGIASAEEKNAVSHRGRALRALAEKMRAEGIL; the protein is encoded by the coding sequence ATGGAAACCATTGTTGCAGCAAGCGGAAACAAAGCGAAGATCCGCGAAATTCAAGAAATTTTTCAGGGCTTTACCGTGATTCCCATGCAGGAAGCGGGCTTTTTGGGGGACATCGAGGAAAACGGTTCCACCTTTACGGAAAACGCGCTCATCAAGGCGCGCGCGGTCAGCGAAAAATTGGGCTGTATCGCACTTGCGGACGACAGCGGTCTGTGCATGTACGCGTTGCGCGGCGCGCCCGGCATTTACAGCGCGCGGTTTTGCGGCAGGCACGGCGACGATAAGGCGAACAACCGTCTGCTGCTCGAAAAACTGTCCGACGAGACCGACCGCCGCGGCTATTTCGAAAGCGCGGTCGCCATTTGTTTTCCCGACGGGCGCACGCTCACCGCGTCCGGCCGTACTTTCGGCGTCATTTTACCCGAAGAACATGGTGAGAACGGATTCGGTTACGATCCGCTGTTTTTCAGCACCGAGATCGATAAATGTTTCGGGATCGCGAGCGCAGAGGAAAAAAACGCTGTTTCTCACCGAGGCAGGGCTCTGCGCGCCTTGGCGGAAAAGATGCGGGCCGAAGGGATTTTATGA